The genomic interval CATACAACAGAAGCACTTATGCTCTCGAGACAATGTGGTTGTTGCTGTGACCAACTGTTGGCCGATTGAACAACTCGAGTTTTGACTGGTTGCTACTTGAATAGGATCTATTCAACTGTGTCCTTGAATTTTAAGTTATTTCGCCATTTACAACCGCTTGTCTTACTGCATTTAATGTTTCAAATATTCTCAAATCCAAAGGGTGAGAATTGTCCCCTCCGTAGAATTTATGTACAACTCCATCAATGGTTATGCAGCTGTAACCAGGGATTTTTGTCAAACCAAGGTCTCGCATTTTCTCTCTAGTCAGCCAAACACCACGAGATATACCAAGGGATTCATATATACTAATCAAGGCTATAAAATTGCTTGGATTTGTAGGTTCCAACTTGAAAAGCTGGTTGGCTGCAATTTCTCCAATCTCAAGGTTCCTGTGGATCATACAACCAGAAAGCAGAGCACCCCAAATGCTTGCAGAAGCGGTAGGCTTCATATTTCTTATCAACAGAAACGCTTCCTGCAGAAAGCCAAAGCGACTCAGAAGATCAACAACACAAGCATAATGTTCTACCGTCAGTTCAACCTTAAAATCTGAAACAATGGACTGGAAAATTCTCCAACCTTCATTGATGTAACCTGCATGACTGCAGCTAGCCAAAACGGCTGTCAGTGTTACAGAATTGGGTTGGATTCCACAATCCTTCATTTTGTTAAACAGGACCAAGGATTTCTCTCCTTTCCCATGAGCCCCATAACAAGATATCATTGTGGTCCATGTAACAGTATTCAAGCTGCTCATATTCCCAAAGACCTTTTCAGAATCAAACAGGCTTCCACACTTTGAATACATATTAATCAATGAGTTCCCAATTGCAACATCAGCAGCAAATACCATACTCTTCAAAACTAAGCAAtgaatctcttttccttttctcaaatctcctTCCCCTCCACAAGCATTCAAAACGCTAGGAATTGTCATAAAATCCATCTTCACTCCTTCAAAGAGCATGCGCTTGAAACAATCCAACGCATCTCCATAAAGCCCAGCCCTCCCATACCCAGAAATCATTGCGTTCCAAGAAATTGTAtctttataaatcatattatcaAACACCTTCTTAGCATCACCCACAAGCCCATATTTAGCGTAAAAGTCTAAAACCGTACTGTCTACAACAACATATCCTTCAAACCCAAGCCTTATTGTCCAACAATGAAGTCTCTTCCCCAAATAAACATCCCCAGTACCAACACTAGCCTTCAACATCTGAGGCAAAGTATAATGGTCAGGGAGAAAACCAAGGCCCCTAAACTGATTAAACACATTTATTGCATCAAAGTACCAAGAAGTGTGAACATAAGAAGCAATCAAGATATTCCAGGAGTGCATGTTTCTGTGAGTCATTTTATCAAACACCTTGCGGGCGTCGTGAAGAAACCCACATTTGCAATACACTAATAGAAGATCTGTTAGAAGAGTTAAATGTGGAAGGAAGCCATGGATGAGGATTTGAGCGTGGGCTTGCTTTGCTTGGGCAATTGCATAATGATGAGCACAGCTTCTGAGAATGAAAGAGAAACGAGAAGTGCTATGACTATGAGACATTGATAGCTGCCTTCCGGGTAAATTATTAAGCACAAAGTCCTTAATGATTTTATCTATTGAAGCTCTTGAACaaaatgaaagtattttttttttattttattttattattttttttaacaaaggaCCCTACTACCACATTTTATAACATGGGTGTACATGAGTTAGGTTAGGTTGAGAGATTTTTTTAGCCAACCGATAAATTTGGATTGGTCGGATTGGCCACTCGAATGACCTGAATAGAATCTccaatctaacccaacccataaaatttgggttgggttggattgggttgttGGGTTATTTAGGgcttgtttagtagagaatttagttctattttatgtttttaaattcaCTGAGTTCAAGAAATATGTGATTCTGTTCCTGAAAATTGTCTTTACATTATGTGATCCAAATAGTGtaaattctgaaaaaaaaaaaaaaaaaaacatttttatgtttcattgaatccatattttgaattttgaattttgaattttaaagtgcataattatattaaataaagataaaaaaaaaatacttagaacTAAAATATGGCATATTATaaaatcaattcattttttggaaagtaaaatatgtattatgtaatgtattataaattatataatatgacaaaataagaattatacaaaaaaattaacataaaacatgttcataaataaatttataatagtttattgtcaaTCTAATATTTAGTAGGTAATTTCAAaaagttttatgatttataaatataatatcaatcacatttaaaaaataaataaatcagaaTCTTGTTCTGAATTTGCTACCAAATACAtatatgaaaacatgaaatacaactctgttttcattgaatctcttgttttcaaatttatgttttcagattctctaccaaatagaccgttattttttattcttttctctttttttaattatatttttatatgcaTTATAATTTGGGTCGGTTTGggtcaacccgaattttaaaaattgtaacCCGAACCTGAACccgaacccaacccaacccgaaaaaatcataaaaaattcaacccaactcaacccttacgatttgggttgggtagtccagGTTGTTGGGGTTATTTGAACATCCTTAGTTAGGGATGACCAAGTGTATCGTATCTCTAATGCGATGACCATCCCTATcacgataattttttttttaacaaaattgggGAAAACATAACAAACTTACATATTTTATGACTTATTGTGTTAGGGATGACCATGTATAACCCTAACACGATAATCATCTCTATCACAACTGTAATCAAATTCAAGGAGTAGTTGGAATCACTTGAAGTGATCAGTTTTGCATGAGAGTCATGCAATAAAACCACTCTTGATTGAGTGGAAAAGTGGATGCAATTGCTGAATTGCTGAGTtttttgaaggttgaagaagttgttcttcaacaagttgAAAAGCCAGAAAACCTCTCATCCAATTCCCtaaattcaagcttgttttgagtctcacaacttaATCTAAGACTCCTAAAGAATAGTAAGGAAGTTTAGTGGTGGTCCACAACAAGAATttgagaagattgcagctgaatttcgagtttgaagaggatattcaaaggtatgttatgaaACCCTCTCGATACCCCATGCACATGCTTAATTTGATGTCacaattaaggaattagaatgcttaattaTGCttaatgcttaatgatcctgtcaaaattaaggaagattgcataaactattttttcaacCACTGTCTCATACTCCCTGCATGATGTCATACTCGATGACATTTACTTGATGGTATTTTGgtgcatactcgatgcacgataccATACTCAatgccatactcgatgcacgatgccatactcgatggtactcgatggcatttactcgacgatattttggtaaatactcgatgcacgatgccatacttgatggtactcgatggtattttggtaaatacttgatgcatgatggtactcgatggcatactcgatgctcgatggcatactcgatggtTTTTTGCCTGGTTCAGCCTAATTTTGAGCATTGAAGGTCCGGTTTGAGAGGTTCAGGACTGGTTTAGGGCAATTCGAGCGGTCCAGAAGTGTTTTGAATCCAGTTTtggttattattgtaataattaaacctttgtttgcttgagaatgccaaaactaaactatatcagtttgtgtttaattatttatgcatgtgatgtatgttataattaaacaaatcttgtatgtgcatatagtatgccatatagatttaaaatcccaccataggaagcatgttacatgcattgaaagtatattataagttgttataatatatagtatgcatgtttagtgTTTCagatgttttaatataagtgttatattaaatcatgagatatctGATGTTTGTTATGGATGCAAAAACCatatctaaagttttataagttgttataaaattaggttagacattaaaatccataacaaagataagctgCATACTTACGTAGGTTAACcgcttgttttaatagttaaaatagtttgttatcttataaaacttggATTGCAAattcaaccggtatataatctcGTCTAAGActagaggtatttaagttggcAGTCTACacaacacctcctacctagggattatggccaaataattgagtgttgttaaccaattttatgagctatatgagcggtgtgaggttttaaaactggtttatcatctagacatcgtaggttaaatccaaatataaatgttacacttggataaacaccaagacttaggttgtttaattagctggaacattcctaagtaaagatatatcaaaacaaatattaggacacttcagtgggagtttaatagcatatatgatatgttattagtaCGCTTTAATGGGAATTTAATAATGCTTCAGTAggagattaataaaatatatgatatgttgtttttagctctcacgtccctaataGTTCACAAGCAAGATTCATGtttcacttcgtgtcacccttagagtgacctccattcagaaagtgtttgcatgaatcaagatctaggtgaataggggaagttgttcacagtaaaatcaaaagtgatgttttgattttaaatctcacATCCTAAggtgttcacaccatgagatccgtGCAACACTTCatgtcgattatacctcgactgctccattcgaaaagtgtttgcatgagattaagatcaaggtgaatggagggaagttgttcaatgtaaaatcaaataaacgatatattgatttcaactctcacgtccctagaaagtTTAGCGTGAGGTCCATACAATGCTTCGTGTCAATTATACCTCAAttgctccatttggaaagtgtttgtataggtcaagaTCAAGTTGAATGggagaagtagttcatagtaagtgggtgaaggatatgtgtcaacatatcctacggtctcttccgtttgtttggaccgtgagattcctatgttgctcCTGTTGATTAGCTTTAGGTGgtccttgctagtcgtttaacgatggctatcccctcagagggttataacataggattcggaacaactcaaactctaaaaatggataggatttcttaggtcatttttcaaccttgactttccaattcggtagcatcgttggggccgacATCTGAGGTTTGAAAATGGAGGATTACACTAAcaaaattactaaagtgttagtaagttctgacAAAAAAcgatagctaaatgactatcataatatgagttattctagaaaTAGTACTTATTCAAAAATGTCTTCCATTACTGAAGAAGTATTTAGCTGCCCCTcgatagcacttattctgactcattatagtatcgttgcaaaaataatgaaattttgggtacattattattttactaaaaCATGGTTgggtttaaaagaaattcactaataaagaaattatttatttttcaaaatgactagttcattagtacaattgttggcttCGGATAAATTAACTGGGGATAATTATgctacatggaaatcaaatttgaatacaatactGGTGATAGACGATTTGATGTTTGTTttgacagaggaatgtcctcccatccctagctcaaatgcaaaccgaactgttcgggaagcataCGACAAATGGACGAAGGCGGATGAGAAAGCCCGTGTCTACATTCTTGCCAACGTATCTGATGTTCTGGCTAAGAAACACGAAAGCATATATACTGCCAaggagattatggaatctctacgtgGGATGTTTGAACAATCGTCCTTCTCCTTGAGGCATAatgctatcaaatatgtttacaattgCCCAATGAAAGAAGGGGCCTCTTTTAGAGAACAtatcctagacatgatggtccattttaatgtgaCAGAGGTAAACGAAATGTCATAGATGAGAggagtcaagttggttttattctaaaGTCTTTTTCGAAGTGC from Benincasa hispida cultivar B227 chromosome 10, ASM972705v1, whole genome shotgun sequence carries:
- the LOC120088250 gene encoding pentatricopeptide repeat-containing protein At3g26782, mitochondrial-like yields the protein MSHSHSTSRFSFILRSCAHHYAIAQAKQAHAQILIHGFLPHLTLLTDLLLVYCKCGFLHDARKVFDKMTHRNMHSWNILIASYVHTSWYFDAINVFNQFRGLGFLPDHYTLPQMLKASVGTGDVYLGKRLHCWTIRLGFEGYVVVDSTVLDFYAKYGLVGDAKKVFDNMIYKDTISWNAMISGYGRAGLYGDALDCFKRMLFEGVKMDFMTIPSVLNACGGEGDLRKGKEIHCLVLKSMVFAADVAIGNSLINMYSKCGSLFDSEKVFGNMSSLNTVTWTTMISCYGAHGKGEKSLVLFNKMKDCGIQPNSVTLTAVLASCSHAGYINEGWRIFQSIVSDFKVELTVEHYACVVDLLSRFGFLQEAFLLIRNMKPTASASIWGALLSGCMIHRNLEIGEIAANQLFKLEPTNPSNFIALISIYESLGISRGVWLTREKMRDLGLTKIPGYSCITIDGVVHKFYGGDNSHPLDLRIFETLNAVRQAVVNGEIT